A section of the Budorcas taxicolor isolate Tak-1 chromosome 17, Takin1.1, whole genome shotgun sequence genome encodes:
- the DDX51 gene encoding ATP-dependent RNA helicase DDX51 — protein sequence MALFHVARYAGPEAAGAEAEADGRARALLERLQCRARERQLQKQPPQQAPEEAAQSAPAAGKRRRRPRRTRRREGGREPGSPPARPNKRQKTDDEDEGAESGEETPAESSVGAKAAGSPEGRGGAPPEEASRPLTHSLVLGGFGRSKVPKVQPFLPVWLAQPSCVGKNVTEGLVPIEDIPEVHPDLQKKLRAQGISSYFPVQAAVIPALLESTANGFLVSRGGYRPSDLCVSAPTGSGKTLAFVIPVVQALLHRAVCQVRALVVLPTKELAQQVSKVFNVYTDATPLRVALITGQKSLAKEQESLVQKTADGFRCLADIMVATPGRLVDHVDQTPGFSLQHLRFLIIDEADRMIDSMHQSWLPRVVAAAFPSEGPKDPCALLQRTQPRVVTAASMCYPQMPLQKLLFSATLTQNPEKLQQLGLYQPRLFSAGSAYRAPSDPGIDVDGDSGGKYTFPVGLTHHYVPCSLRFKPLVVLHLILEMNFSRVLCFTNSRENSHRLFLLVQAFGGVTVAEFSSRYGPGQRKSILKQFEQGKIQLLISTDATARGIDVQGVQLVVNYDAPQYLRTYVHRVGRTARAGKSGQAFTLLLKVQERRFLRMLEEGGVPGLERHDTPSELLQPLVPQYEEALSLLEKAVKEERKQKAA from the exons ATGGCGCTCTTCCATGTCGCGCGGTACGCTGGCCCCGAGGCGGCCGGGGCGGAGGCCGAGGCAGACGGTCGGGCTCGCGCGCTGCTGGAGCGGCTGCAGTGCCGGGCCCGAGAGCGGCAGCTGCAGAAGCAGCCGCCGCAGCAAGCGCCCGAGGAGGCCGCGCAGAGCGCTCCGGCGGCGGGGAAACGGCGGCGGCGACCTCGCAGAACTCGGAGGCGCGAGGGCGGCAGGGAACCGGGGAGTCCGCCCGCGCGTCCCAACAAGCGGCAGAAGACGGACGACGAGGACGAGGGCGCAG AGAGCGGTGAGGAGACGCCGGCGGAGAGCAGCGTGGGCGCCAAAGCGGCAGGATCGCCGGAGGGCCGGGGCGGAGCGCCCCCCGAAGAGGCCTCTAGACCCCTAACCCACTCCCTGGTGCTCGGGGGCTTCGGGAGAAGCAAGGTGCCAAAG GTCCAGCCTTTCCTGCCAGTGTGGTTGGCTCAGCCAAGCTGCGTTGGAAAGAATGTAACTGAAGGCTTGGTGCCTATCGAAGACATCCCTGAAGTTCACCCAGACCTGCAGAAGAAGCTGCGGGCACAGGGCATCTCATCCTACTTTCCAG TGCAGGCTGCAGTGATTCCTGCTCTCCTAGAGAGCACAGCCAATGGGTTTCTGGTCAGCAGAGGCGGCTACCGGCCTAGCGACCTCTGTGTTTCTGCCCCAACGGGCAGTGGGAAGACCCTGGCCTTCGTCATCCCTGTGGTGCAG GCCCTGCTACATCGAGCCGTGTGCCAGGTTCGTGCCCTGGTTGTGCTGCCAACCAAGGAGCTGGCCCAGCAG GTGAGCAAAGTGTTCAACGTCTACACGGATGCCACTCCTCTTCGAGTGGCCCTGATCACCGGGCAGAAGTCGCTGGCTAAGGAGCAGGAGAGCCTCGTGCAGAAGAC AGCAGATGGCTTCCGCTGCCTGGCCGACATCATGGTGGCCACCCCTGGCCGCCTGGTGGACCACGTCGACCAGACCCCAGGATTCAGCCTCCAGCACCTCCGCTTCCTG ATCATTGATGAGGCTGACCGCATGATCGACAGCATGCATCAGTCCTGGCTGCCACGGGTGGTGGCTGCTGCCTTTCCTAGTGAGGGCCCCAAGGATCCCTGTGCTCTGCTCCAGAGAACGCAGCCCCGGGTGGTGACTGCTGCCAG CATGTGCTATCCCCAGATGCCCCTGCAGAAGCTACTCTTCTCAGCCACCCTGACCCAGAACCCTGAAAAGCTGCAGCAGCTTGGCCTTTACCAGCCCCGGCTCTTCTCAGCGGGGTCAGCGTACAGGGCCCCCAGCGACCCTGGCATTGACGTGGACGGGGACTCAGGTGGGAAGTACACCTTCCCCGTAGGGCTCACG CATCACTACGTGCCCTGCAGTCTCCGCTTCAAGCCATTGGTCGTCCTGCATCTGATTTTGGAAATGAACTTCTCACGGGTCCTCTGTTTTACCAACTCCCGCGAGAACTCACACAG GCTGTTCCTGCTGGTCCAGGCTTTCGGGGGTGTGACCGTGGCCGAGTTCTCCTCCCGCTATGGGCCTGGCCAGAGGAAGAGCATCTTGAAGCAGTTTGAGCAGGGAAAGATCCAGCT TCTCATTAGCACTGACGCCACGGCCCGTGGCATCGACGTGCAGGGCGTGCAGCTGGTGGTCAACTACGATGCCCCCCAGTATCTGCGGACCTACGTGCACAG GGTTGGAAGAACTGCCCGTGCAGGAAAATCCGGGCAGGCCTTCACACTGCTCCTTAAAGTGCAG GAGAGGAGGTTCCTCCGCATGCTTGAGGAAGGTGGGGTGCCCGGGCTGGAGCGGCATGACACCCCCAGCGAGCTCCTGCAGCCACTGGTTCCACAGTACGAGGAGGCCTTGTCCCTGCTGGAGAAGGCCGTCAAG GAGGAGCGGAAGCAGAAGGCAGCCTAG